Proteins found in one Triticum urartu cultivar G1812 chromosome 4, Tu2.1, whole genome shotgun sequence genomic segment:
- the LOC125554832 gene encoding uncharacterized protein LOC125554832 codes for MATFDAAVSGPDAVPDLQLAAHQYNQLLHLLVSVDGTVFPFTRPPPRGAYVEGAYEAFRLVSSMRQKYGLVPRLRSYSTVLAAFQRAGEAGKAYAVEAHMTASAASPEELELAALLEVSVKAKDANKVFEYMHKLRPPCWAEEEKKGKKGGTSEVLVERAIEDVDDGSMGEAGEEIMDDALPPEFVDLEQEGKVDVRTEAHAVVQDVVVSEAPEVPEPEVKSEEVVVRDTTKVHPAHQPETKADEVLVRDTDKAIVVQEMEAKGEVSRSREAAGAQTTEAGYFCCWWYGGRQWRWLLLRCLCWFREIDGGEFVLCL; via the exons ATGGCAACCTTCGACGCGGCTGTCTCCGGCCCGGACGCGGTGCCTGACCTCCAGCTCGCCGCACACCAGTACAATCAGCTCCTCCACTTGCTGGTCTCCGTGGACGGCACCGTCTTCCCCTTCACCCGGCCACCGCCACGCGGCGCGT ACGTGGAGGGCGCCTACGAAGCCTTCAGGCTCGTCTCCTCCATGCGGCAGAAGTACGGGCTCGTGCCACGCCTCCGGTCCTACAGCACCGTGCTTGCCGCGTTCCAGCGTGCCGGAGAGGCTGGCAAGGCCTACGCGGTCGAGGCCCACATGACGGCCTCTGCTGCATCGCCGGAAGAGCTCGAGCTCGCCGCGCTCCTTGAGGTCAGCGTGAAGGCCAAGGACGCAAACAAGGTGTTTGAGTATATGCACAAGCTGCG GCCTCCATGCTGGGCCGAGGaggagaagaaggggaagaaggggGGCACGTCGGAGGTGCTGGTCGAGCGTGCCATCGAGGATGTTGATGATGGCAGCATGGGCGAGGCCGGGGAGGAGATCATGGATGATGCTTTACCGCCTGAATTTGTTGACCTGGAACAAGAGGGTAAGGTGGATGTGAGAACGGAAGCGCACGCCGTGGTGCAGGATGTCGTGGTGTCTGAAGCACCTGAGGTGCCGGAACCAGAGGTGAAGAGTGAGGAGGTGGTGGTTCGGGACACAACCAAGGTGCATCCTGCGCATCAACCAGAGACGAAGGCCGATGAGGTGCTGGTCAGGGATACGGACAAGGCTATTGTGGTGCAGGAAATGGAAGCAAAGGGTGAGGTGTCACGGTCTCGTGAGGCAGCTGGTGCGCAGACTACAGAG GCGGGCTACTTTTGTTGCTGGTGGTACGGGGGTAGGCAGTGGCGGTGGCTGCTGCTTAGATGTCTTTGCTGGTTCAGAGAGATAGATGGAGGTGAGTTTGTTCTGTGCTTATGA